DNA from Acanthochromis polyacanthus isolate Apoly-LR-REF ecotype Palm Island chromosome 7, KAUST_Apoly_ChrSc, whole genome shotgun sequence:
ATAGGCTACATAATGCGTTGAGAATAAAAAACATCCAAGTTTTATGCAAGGCGGCACTGCAAGACAGCAACAGAGAGCGTGATATGAGGAGTGAAGACATCATCCCTTCAGCTTACTGCTGTGTGCTTGACAGgtacaagaaaaacaagttgtctttacaagaaaaaaaatcaacacccGGATTCAAGGCACATGGAGTCTATGTTAGAACATGCAGTAAGAAGAAGCCCAGATCATGAGTACTGAAAAATTACAAATCTCCCTGTGTATGcctgatttaaatgcaaattacaAAATTGCTTCCTGCCTTAAGAAATGGAACCAGCTAATGACATTAGACATATTTAGAATACTTAGGCTGCAATTGATGCTGCAAGCAGAAACTAATTCAAACTGATCATTGTTGGTGCTTTCTATGAACTTTGGACAACCTCTCAGGACTAGACAGTCTAACAGCATCACAATGAATGACTAACAATCAAATCATCAACTCTGCTACAGAGGGCTGCTGTGTAAGGTTGCTTTAGGCTGTAACAGTGTATCAAATGGTCTGGAAACCTGTGTTTATAAGAAAATATGTACGATTTTTAGTACATGGCCTAAACTCTGCTAAATCACGAGTATAATCAATTAAACAGGACTTctgtaaatagaaaaaaaggcaGGTCAACTTCTGCACCAACCCTAGCGCCTCATCAAAAATAGATCAGCTACCCAGCTACATCACTCTGTACTGTCAAGTTGCGTGCTACTGTGGCATTTCACTGGTAAACTGAGAACCTGAGCACAAGGCAGCAGAACATAGACTCAGCAATCAGTTAGATAGGTACATCACACTTTAGGCCAAACTCAGCTACTAAAGAATGGGATTCACAGTGCTGCTGTGACAAATAAACCAGGAAGACAGACCTGAAGGGATTCAATTATGGTGTGAACAAAGAGGGCAGACCAATGAGTTTTACACACGGACGGCATCTAAAGCAAGACGTGTAAAGTTCAGTACCTTAGATGCTGCTGCTAGCTTTTCCTTTTGATGCATCCCAGAGTTCGAAAAAGTTGAACAGAATCAATGTGACACCTCAAATTATGAAAATATCACATGCAGTTGTATTAAAATATACTTGACTAAAGATTGGTCAATTTTAACAAAATGGACACCACATTTAAAGATCTGACACCAACCATCGCAGAGATTCACAACTTATACCGAAAGAAGAATTAAACAATATTAACTTGTGCTACATGATCATCTATTACTAACAATACTGTAAAACATCTAGTTAATGCTCGCTTTTCCATACAGGAAACACAATTGTCACTTGCAAAAGGTGCAAACAAACATCAACTGATAGCATCTATATTTGTAAAGAACCAGTGTAGGATTTAGGGGCAGTTTGAAATCCTCTTTTTTCAGAATCTATGGTGACTGACACTTCATCATATAACCGTAAACATGCCAGGCTTCATGGACGAGGACTCACTCCCTACGTAGATATGAACAGCTCATTCTTAGCTAACAAAAGCACAATTTGTTGCTACATGTAACTGTAAGCTAATTCCATTTCTGCACGTAGATCCCTAAATCCTACATGCTGGTCCTTTAGGTAAATGAAAACTAACACGGTCTGTAGGCTTTACCATGAGAGGTCTGTGACTCAAAGTGTCCCTTTCCAGCAGAGACGGCAAGAAACTTAAGGCAAAAGTGTTCAAGCAGTAACATGACACTTGTAAGAGAAACcaaaatacagaacaaaaaggtttCAGTCAGATATAAACAAAACTATCCCTCTGAGTCCCAGAAACTGAGATTTTGAGGTGCTAATGAATGGATCCATGATTTCATATGAAGACAGATGTGAtccattgttctttttttcagtaCGGTGTCACTTTCATAATAATGTCCAAAAAGGAGAGAATACTTCTGTCCCCCTCCTCAAAATAAACTTTTGTTGGGGTGTAAATCCAGGAAATATATCCCCTGGGAGGTATTGCACATTATCATTCCCTTCATTTACTACAGACCGCCATTGTAGGCGTAGTCTGCCTTGTTGTGCATGATGAGTTTGTTGTCCACGAAGTAGAAACTGTCTGATCTGGTCTCGTAAGGGTGCGCCACCATTTGGCGAActggaagaggagaaggagaaatacAGGAGATTAGTATGTCGGCTGGTATGTAAAACACCGACTAAATATCATGGACTTAGACAAATGCTCACTGAGGTCGTCTGGAAGCTGTGGAAACTCATAAATGTGTTCACATGTGTTGCGGCTGTTAGGAATGCAAAAGCcaaagtcaaagtcaaaatTCTTGAGAAGGCGTCCCTGGAAGTAATGCCTCTCGATCATACGGAAGCTGTTAATGGGCCGGTCACCCACTGTGAACTCCACTCTGCAGtgaggaaacagaaacaaaaaaagaccccATTTAAAACTGACAGTCAGGAGATGGACGGGCCTCACTGTCATGCAGTCAGAAAGTCCATTTACTTACGTTGCACCAACAGTGCGCAGCTTTAGGAAggctggtgtaaactggtatcTGACAAAACGCCCTGCACTGGTGTCTGCATCCCCGCTCTCCTCCTCATTCTCCACAGGACCTGATGCACAAAATATGTTCAGCTGACTGGCACCCGGTGTTGACAGgacatgaaaatatttcatAGCATACATTATGGCAACGTAATTACAGTAGAATGTAAATGTTGCTGTGAAATGCTGAACtgatctcagaaaaaaaaacttaatgatGGCAcattctttaaaacattttcaagataATTAgcgttttatttttgctttgaaCACATTTACAGTGTGAAACAGGAAAGGTGCACCCCAAGAAATCTGATCTAAGTCTAACTTTTTCCAAGGTTTTCCACCTTAACTAGACGGTTAAGACCACGACTTGTTGATAATCATCATTAGGAAAGGTCAGGTGATGCAAAGCTTTGTAAATATTCTGACTCCTCAAACTCTATCCCAACAATCAGCAGCTATGGGCTCATTTGTGCAGCGGCCCAGCACTCTACAGTGCTTGGTAGTCTTCTTCAAATCAAATCCCTGCTTTTTACGCAGTACCTGAACTTTACTCCTGACTAAATGTCGCATCTTTTCTAGGACATGACTCCTATTGGCTTTACCATTTTGACTGAAATGGAAAATTCTTTTTTGAGATTTAATGGTAACTTTAATCTATTACACTATTTCTCTGAAGCGAAAATGGGATTGTATTTTTAAGCATTTAAGTGTGAACATTTTAAGTGTTCCAGTTTTCCCACGATAATACAGCACTATATGTAATTGTGATAAGAGCTACTGAgacatattttattttggaaGGTTTTGGAAGATTTTGTGAACTGATAATGTTCAAACAGAACTTTTTGGCTGCAGTCAGCAAATAAGAAAATTTGTGCAGAattgcataaaaataaaacttcgcCAACTGCTGAGCACAGAGGTGAACCGATTAGGCTTTATCCTTGTTTTGTAGtcagcagcacagaaaacaattCACTGATAGAGGTAACATGGGCCGAATAAAATGGCAATCatctcactgtaaaaaaatttagAGATGAAAAAAGGATGGTTTCTACAATAGGATAATAACCCTAAACGCATCTCAAAATCCCCAATGGACTACCTTAGGAGGTGCAAACTGAAGATTCTGCCATGGCCCTCACAGTCCTCCAATctacatatcagtaaaaatcaatgaaaaaaagcCATCCAAATGAGAACTGAAAGACATGTAGCTGCCACTACAAGCTGTGATACTTACTGGGGGTGTTGTTAAGTACTGCCCAAACTTTTTCATAGGCCCTTTACCTTG
Protein-coding regions in this window:
- the unc119.1 gene encoding protein unc-119 homolog B codes for the protein MNGSRNEPSQTVGKGQTDANTGLETNHRDRKTGGGMLKKLKSRRSQTEKWPVVTEDELRALGRDISPDHVLGLRAVTEDYLCRPEDNIYNIDFTRFKIRDLETGTVLFEIAKPPNSGPVENEEESGDADTSAGRFVRYQFTPAFLKLRTVGATVEFTVGDRPINSFRMIERHYFQGRLLKNFDFDFGFCIPNSRNTCEHIYEFPQLPDDLIRQMVAHPYETRSDSFYFVDNKLIMHNKADYAYNGGL